A single genomic interval of Musa acuminata AAA Group cultivar baxijiao chromosome BXJ3-4, Cavendish_Baxijiao_AAA, whole genome shotgun sequence harbors:
- the LOC135637266 gene encoding small ribosomal subunit protein eS30z/eS30y/eS30x-like, with protein sequence MGKVHGSLARAGKVRGQTPKMEKKDKPKDPRGRAFKRIQYNRRFVTAVVGFGKKKGPNSSDK encoded by the exons ATGG GTAAGGTGCACGGATCGTTGGCTCGCGCTGGGAAGGTGCGAGGCCAGACACCCAAGATGGAGAAGAAGGACAAACCGAAGGATCCCAGGGGAAGGGCCTTCAAGCGCATACAGTACAACCGCCGTTTCGTCACTGCAG TCGTGGGattcgggaagaagaaggggcccAACTCGTCCGACAAGTAA
- the LOC103980956 gene encoding transcription factor bHLH87-like, with product MDRFGWENPAAIRTEVSMSPSIWSNHYDDFTTSSEGHNSFNEESDLNEALILSSSLELQRILARQTSSDVDGISESMEILTPASDSINNSLNLDLLQYQEAIMSAADSVLMTPALGTTLGDAAAPPSFGTSEELQVISNTVDAQDGTAAAFSRRTNVVHGLSCSGNISSGESENGGPNLDDVASQASSVRQLESLKGRRNAKRKLDEVKRVGESNHPICSLLQSSCSTGEGGYQISFSRGAQSKKPRSEKHSGSSSIDFVREGGYEPDTEAIAQAKEMIYRAAALRPVSLGVEEAAEKPQRKNVKISSDPQTVAARHRRERISERLRILQRLVPGGSRMDTASMLDEAVNYLKFLKSQVRDLETLGNRFLPVNSSTTAPPFPLPLNQASSTQTILLHREP from the coding sequence ATGGATAGATTTGGTTGGGAGAATCCAGCGGCCATCAGAACCGAGGTTTCCATGTCGCCAAGTATATGGAGCAATCACTACGATGATTTCACAACCTCTAGCGAAGGCCACAACAGCTTTAACGAGGAGTCGGACCTCAACGAAGCTCTCATCCTCAGCTCAAGTCTCGAGCTTCAGCGGATTCTTGCACGCCAAACCAGTTCAGATGTTGATGGAATCAGTGAGTCGATGGAAATCTTAACTCCCGCCTCGGACTCCATCAACAACAGTTTGAATCTGGATCTGTTGCAGTACCAAGAAGCGATAATGTCAGCAGCTGACTCTGTTCTCATGACACCAGCACTGGGTACTACCTTGGGCGATGCTGCTGCTCCTCCATCATTCGGGACATCTGAAGAGCTACAAGTCATCAGCAACACCGTCGATGCGCAAGATGGCACCGCGGCTGCGTTTTCTCGACGCACGAATGTGGTGCATGGTTTGAGTTGCAGCGGTAACATTTCTTCGGGGGAGTCCGAGAACGGCGGGCCAAACCTGGACGATGTGGCTTCACAGGCTTCCTCGGTTCGGCAACTCGAATCTCTGAAGGGAAGGAGAAACGCCAAGAGAAAGTTAGATGAGGTGAAGAGAGTAGGGGAAAGCAACCACCCGATTTGTAGCCTCCTCCAATCGAGTTGCTCAACAGGGGAGGGAGGCTATCAAATTAGCTTCTCAAGGGGAGCCCAATCGAAGAAGCCGAGATCAGAGAAGCACTCGGGGAGTTCGAGTATCGATTTTGTTCGGGAAGGCGGATACGAGCCCGACACCGAGGCGATCGCGCAGGCGAAGGAGATGATCTATAGGGCTGCAGCTCTGCGGCCGGTGAGTCTGGGGGTGGAGGAGGCAGCGGAGAAGCCACAGAGGAAGAACGTGAAGATATCGAGTGACCCACAGACTGTGGCTGCAAGGCATAGGAGGGAAAGGATAAGTGAGAGGCTGAGAATACTGCAAAGGCTGGTCCCAGGGGGCAGCAGAATGGACACTGCGTCTATGCTCGATGAGGCTGTCAACTACCTCAAGTTCCTCAAGTCACAAGTCAGAGATCTGGAAACCCTGGGTAACAGGTTCCTTCCGGTTAACAGTAGCACCACAGCACCACCCTTCCCACTGCCATTGAACCAAGCTTCTTCCACGCAGACAATTCTCCTCCACCGAGAACCCTAA
- the LOC135634880 gene encoding single myb histone 4-like, whose amino-acid sequence MGAPKQKWTAEEEEALRAGVDKHGAGKWRTIQKDPEFSRCLATRSNIDLKDKWRNMSISASGQGSREKIRTPKAKGVPATPVSGSQSLVVYVPHKDGAPAITDPTKSAQEAKNPPRYTAMIIEALASMQEPNGSEIGAICSFIEQRHEVPQNFRRLLSSKLRRLVAQNKIEKVQKGYRLKDSSYATKTPTPKQKDPANRARVHQNSSSANSIDPIEEAAITAAYKVADSEAKSFLASEAVKEAEKISKMAEETDSLLLLAKEIFERCSRGEIVTIA is encoded by the exons ATGGGGGCTCCGAAGCAGAAGTGgacggcagaggaggaggaggcgctgCGTGCGGGCGTGGACAAGCACGGCGCCGGCAAATGGCGGACCATCCAGAAGGACCCTGAGTTCAGCCGCTGCCTCGCCACTCGCTCTAACATCGATCTCAAG GATAAATGGAGGAATATGAGTATAAGTGCCAGTGGCCAAGGCTCTAGGGAAAAGATAAGGACACCAAAGGCAAAAGGTGTTCCAGCCACCCCAGTATCTGGCTCTCAGAGCCTTGTTGTCTATGTCCCTCATAAAGATGGAGCACCTGCAATTACAGATCCAACAAAAAGTGCACAAGAGGCAAAAAATCCTCCTCG GTACACTGCTATGATAATTGAAGCACTTGCATCTATGCAAGAACCTAATGGATCAGAAATTGGTGCTATTTGTAGTTTTATTGAG CAAAGACATGAGGTGCCACAGAATTTTAGGAGGTTGCTTAGTTCAAAGCTAAGGCGGCTTGTTGctcaaaataaaatagaaaag GTTCAAAAGGGTTACAGGCTGAAAGATTCCTCATATGCAACAAAaactccaaccccaaaacaaaaaGATCCGGCAAATCGAGCTAGGGTACATCAGAATTCCAGCTCAGCAAATTCGATAGACCCTATAGAGGAAGCAGCAATAACTGCTGCTTACAAAGTAGCAGATTCAGAGGCCAAATCATTCTTAGCTTCTGAAGCAGTCAAGGAAGCAGAGAAGATCTCAAAGATGGCTGAAGAGACGGATTCACTTCTGCTTCTAGCGAAAGAAATCTTTGAGAGAT GTTCACGGGGTGAAATTGTCACTATTGCTTAA
- the LOC135636649 gene encoding casein kinase 1-like protein 2 isoform X2: MEARVGNKFRLGRKIGSGSFGEIYLGTNIQTNEEVAIKLENVKTKHPQLLYESKLYRVLQGGTGIPNVKWYGVEGEYNVLVIDLLGPSLEDLFNFCSRKLSLKSVLMLADQMINRVEFMHSKSFLHRDIKPDNFLMGLGKRANQVYIIDFGLAKKYRDTSTHQHIPYRENKNLTGTARYASVNTHLGIEQSRRDDLESLGYVLMYFLRGSLPWQGLKAGTKKQKYEKISEKKVATSIEALCRGYPSEFASYFHYCRSLRFEDKPDYAYLKRLFRDLFIREGFQFDYIFDWTILKIQQSQIAGAPPRAIGPSVGPSSGLTPPVANDKQSGGEEGRASGWLAMDPSRRGRITPPSVNVGSLSKQKAPVGNDPSVNRDAMFNFFGTVKRVLKASCCFQ, from the exons ATGGAAGCTCGCGTCGGGAACAAGTTCCGCCTCGGTCGCAAGATTGGGAGCGGTTCCTTCGGAGAGATCTATTTGG GTACTAATATCCAAACGAACGAGGAAGTTGCGATTAAACTC GAAAACGTGAAGACAAAGCATCCCCAGCTGCTATATGAGTCAAAGCTGTACAGGGTTCTTCAAGGAGGAA CTGGAATTCCAAATGTCAAATGGTATGGTGTTGAGGGTGAATATAATGTCCTCGTGATAGACTTACTAGGTCCAAGTCTTGAAGATCTGTTCAACTTTTGCAGCCGAAAACTTTCTCTAAAGTCTGTTTTGATGCTCGCCGATCAGATG ATTAATCGAGTGGAATTTATGCATTCTAAATCATTTTTACaccgagacatcaaaccagacaatTTTCTTATGGGCCTTGGTAAACGAGCTAATCAG GTTTACATTATTGATTTTGGCCTTGCCAAGAAGTATAGGGATACTtcaactcatcagcatattccgtaTAG AGAGAACAAAAATTTGACTGGGACAGCAAGGTATGCAAGTGTGAACACACACCTTGGCATAG aaCAAAGCCGGAGAGACGATTTGGAATCTCTTGGATATGTTCTTATGTACTTCTTAAGGGGGAG TCTTCCATGGCAGGGTCTAAAAGCAGGAACCAAGAAGCAGAAGTATGAAAAAATCAGTGAAAAGAAAGTTGCCACATCAATTGAG GCTTTATGCAGGGGATATCCTTCAGAGTTTGCGTCATACTTCCATTATTGCCGTTCACTACGATTTGAGGACAAGCCTGATTATGCATATCTTAAGAGACTGTTCCGCGATCTTTTTATCCGTGAAg GTTTTCAGTTTGATTATATATTTGATTGGACTATTTTGAAGATTCAGCAATCACAGATAGCTGGTGCTCCTCCCCGTGCTATT GGTCCGAGTGTAGGTCCTAGCTCTGGCCTGACACCTCCCGTCGCCAATGATAAGCAGTCAG GAGGTGAGGAAGGGCGGGCAAGTGGTTGGTTGGCTATGGACCCATCTCGCCGTGGACGAATTACACCTCCATCTGTAAATGTAGGCAGCTTATCAAAGCAAAAGGCCCCTGTGGGGAATGATCCATCTGTCAATAGAGATGCAATG TTCAACTTTTTTGGGACGGTCAAGCGGGTCCTCAAGGCGAGCTGCTGTTTCCAGTAG
- the LOC135636649 gene encoding casein kinase 1-like protein 2 isoform X1, translating into MEARVGNKFRLGRKIGSGSFGEIYLGTNIQTNEEVAIKLENVKTKHPQLLYESKLYRVLQGGTGIPNVKWYGVEGEYNVLVIDLLGPSLEDLFNFCSRKLSLKSVLMLADQMINRVEFMHSKSFLHRDIKPDNFLMGLGKRANQVYIIDFGLAKKYRDTSTHQHIPYRENKNLTGTARYASVNTHLGIEQSRRDDLESLGYVLMYFLRGSLPWQGLKAGTKKQKYEKISEKKVATSIEALCRGYPSEFASYFHYCRSLRFEDKPDYAYLKRLFRDLFIREGFQFDYIFDWTILKIQQSQIAGAPPRAIGPSVGPSSGLTPPVANDKQSGGEEGRASGWLAMDPSRRGRITPPSVNVGSLSKQKAPVGNDPSVNRDAMFSSSTFLGRSSGSSRRAAVSSSREVTGVEADQSRSRTADASPGTFRKVSSARRSSPIGSMEHRYTSGRNVSTIKNYESTLKGIEALNFDGEERKQL; encoded by the exons ATGGAAGCTCGCGTCGGGAACAAGTTCCGCCTCGGTCGCAAGATTGGGAGCGGTTCCTTCGGAGAGATCTATTTGG GTACTAATATCCAAACGAACGAGGAAGTTGCGATTAAACTC GAAAACGTGAAGACAAAGCATCCCCAGCTGCTATATGAGTCAAAGCTGTACAGGGTTCTTCAAGGAGGAA CTGGAATTCCAAATGTCAAATGGTATGGTGTTGAGGGTGAATATAATGTCCTCGTGATAGACTTACTAGGTCCAAGTCTTGAAGATCTGTTCAACTTTTGCAGCCGAAAACTTTCTCTAAAGTCTGTTTTGATGCTCGCCGATCAGATG ATTAATCGAGTGGAATTTATGCATTCTAAATCATTTTTACaccgagacatcaaaccagacaatTTTCTTATGGGCCTTGGTAAACGAGCTAATCAG GTTTACATTATTGATTTTGGCCTTGCCAAGAAGTATAGGGATACTtcaactcatcagcatattccgtaTAG AGAGAACAAAAATTTGACTGGGACAGCAAGGTATGCAAGTGTGAACACACACCTTGGCATAG aaCAAAGCCGGAGAGACGATTTGGAATCTCTTGGATATGTTCTTATGTACTTCTTAAGGGGGAG TCTTCCATGGCAGGGTCTAAAAGCAGGAACCAAGAAGCAGAAGTATGAAAAAATCAGTGAAAAGAAAGTTGCCACATCAATTGAG GCTTTATGCAGGGGATATCCTTCAGAGTTTGCGTCATACTTCCATTATTGCCGTTCACTACGATTTGAGGACAAGCCTGATTATGCATATCTTAAGAGACTGTTCCGCGATCTTTTTATCCGTGAAg GTTTTCAGTTTGATTATATATTTGATTGGACTATTTTGAAGATTCAGCAATCACAGATAGCTGGTGCTCCTCCCCGTGCTATT GGTCCGAGTGTAGGTCCTAGCTCTGGCCTGACACCTCCCGTCGCCAATGATAAGCAGTCAG GAGGTGAGGAAGGGCGGGCAAGTGGTTGGTTGGCTATGGACCCATCTCGCCGTGGACGAATTACACCTCCATCTGTAAATGTAGGCAGCTTATCAAAGCAAAAGGCCCCTGTGGGGAATGATCCATCTGTCAATAGAGATGCAATG TTTTCCAGTTCAACTTTTTTGGGACGGTCAAGCGGGTCCTCAAGGCGAGCTGCTGTTTCCAGTAGCAGAGAAGTGACCGGTGTTGAGGCAGATCAATCTCGCAGTCGTACCGCAGATGCCAGCCCAGGGACTTTCCGCAAGGTTTCAAGTGCTCGGAGAAGTTCACCGATTGGTTCCATGGAGCACAGGTATACTTCTGGAAGGAATGTATCTACAATAAAGAATTACGAGTCCACGCTGAAAGGAATCGAGGCCCTTAACTTTGACGGCGAAGAAAGAAAGCAGTTATAG
- the LOC135636302 gene encoding IQ domain-containing protein IQM1-like, translating into MGLSLSLLSWAWIECMRSKIFGLPETTDALVRSISFGDQKDVKMILRSLSFKRSDSSKKMVSKVTDTSAMEKSLSFKGWEQETALSFKNEVTDENETAQGSFESTMKIAVPQCPYEFSSPRPLSELDAAATKLQKVYKSYRTRRNLADCAVVVEELWWKALDFASLEHSSVSFFKVEKPETAVSRWARARTRAAKVGKGLSKDEKAQKLALQHWLEAIDPRHRYGHNLHYYYDVWFESESTQPFFYWLDVGDGREMNLEKCPRSKLQSQCIKYLGPKEREAYEVIVNNGKLLYKQTEMPVCTKEGSKWIFVLSTSRVLYVGQKKKGTFQHSSFLAGGAITAAGRLVAAEGALEAIWPYSGHYLPTEENFREFIIFLQDNNVDLSNVKKCSVDDDEHPSFRKRANDVEAAAEEAGKAKAVEPVGDSTEHDKAVASQFGQRLPCKWTTATGARIGCVRDYPVDLQTKALEHVNLSPRVTPSHSGHRVPIPSPRPSPKVRLSPRLHYMGIPSPTVSLTLPKHRRRLRDDAGSADH; encoded by the exons ATGGGTTTATCCCTTTCCTTGCTTTCCTGGGCTTGGATTGAATGCATGAGGAGCAAAATATTTGGGTTGCCGGAAACGACAGATGCTTTGGTGAGATCTATCAGCTTTGGTGATCAGAAGGACGTGAAGATGATCCTGAGATCACTCAGCTTCAAACGAAGTGATTCATCGAAAAAGATGGTGTCAAAGGTAACCGATACCTCGGCGATGGAGAAGTCATTAAGCTTCAAAGGATGGGAACAAGAAACGGCCTTATCATTCAAGAATGAAGTCACGGATGAGAACGAAACAGCACAAGGCTCGTTCGAGAGCACCATGAAGATTGCAGTCCCGCAGTGCCCCTACGAGTTCTCTTCTCCGAGGCCTTTGAGTGAGCTTGACGCAGCTGCCACGAAGCTGCAGAAGGTGTACAAGAGCTACCGAACCAGAAGAAATCTTGCAGACTGCGCGGTCGTGGTTGAGGAGCTCTG GTGGAAGGCATTAGACTTTGCATCTCTGGAACATAGCTCTGTGTCATTCTTCAAGGTCGAAAAACCAGAGACTGCAGTTTCGCGATGGGCAAGGGCAAGAACCagagcagcaaag GTTGGCAAGGGGTTGTCAAAAGATGAAAAGGCTCAGAAGCTAGCACTACAGCACTGGCTGGAAGCT ATCGATCCACGGCATCGGTATGGGCACAATCTGCATTACTATTATGATGTCTGGTTCGAGAGTGAGAGCACCCAACCATTCTTTTACTG GCTGGATGTTGGTGACGGAAGGGAGATGAACCTTGAAAAGTGCCCCAGAAGCAAGCTTCAAAGCCAGTGCATCAAATACCTTGGACCC aaagagagagaagcaTATGAAGTCATCGTGAATAATGGAAAGCTTCTCTATAAACAAACTGAAATGCCTGTCTGTACCAAGGAAGGCTCCAAGTGGATATTTGTCCTCAGCACATCGAGAGTACTGTATGTGGGTCAG AAGAAGAAAGGCACGTTCCAGCACTCCAGTTTTTTGGCTGGTGGAGCCATAACAGCAGCTGGAAGATTGGTTGCTGCAGAAGGGGCATTGGAG gccATATGGCCATACAGTGGTCATTACCTCCCGACAGAAGAAAACTTCAGGGAATTCATCATCTTCCTTCAGGACAACAATGTAGACCTCAGCAATGTGAAG AAATGTTCGGTCGACGATGATGAGCACCCTTCCTTTAGAAAGCGTGCCAATGATGTGGAGGCCGCAGCTGAGGAGGCTGGGAAGGCAAAGGCTGTAGAACCTGTGGGGGATTCCACAGAGCATGACAAGGCCGTGGCGTCGCAGTTTGGCCAACGCTTACCGTGCAAGTGGACAACCGCTACCGGAGCTCGAATCGGATGCGTGCGGGATTACCCGGTCGATCTCCAGACTAAGGCACTTGAGCACGTGAACCTCTCCCCGAGAGTGACTCCCTCGCACAGTGGCCACCGAGTCCCGATCCCATCTCCTCGACCAAGCCCCAAGGTGAGGCTTTCCCCGAGGCTTCACTACATGGGCATCCCAAGCCCCACCGTCTCCCTCACTCTACCCAAGCACAGGAGGAGATTGCGTGATGACGCTGGTAGCGCCGATCACTGA